In Syngnathus acus chromosome 21, fSynAcu1.2, whole genome shotgun sequence, one genomic interval encodes:
- the tns1b gene encoding tensin-1 isoform X3 gives MVCVISQLVAFEGAARGAYGEEDLHSHGRPERMGRLQRCLAAIFSWARLFLFCCIFPFWKGGKGQRQPEELEAVHSHTFRQKTFKKPKTCGVCKHIIVHDGLICRVCRTPCHKQCEAKVSSSCVPATNYELAPATELPLRHADTSVSIKSSKSMESRRRASSRSASLLQESYELDLLYITERIISVSFASGAEEPAYAANLREVASMLRSKHGHNYLLFNLSEKRYDIGELHSKVLDFGWPDHHAPALEKICSICKAMDTWLSADCHNVVVIHNKGNRGRTGVVVAAYMHYSNISGSAEQALDRFAMKRFYEDKVLPVGQPSQRRYVEYFSGLLSGHIKINNKPLFLHHVIMHGIPNFESKGGCRPFLKIYQAMQPVYTSGIYNVQGDSQTSICITIEPGLLLKGDILLKCYHKRHRGPCRDVIFRVQFHTCAVHDLAIVFGKDQLDETFKDERFPEYGKVEFLFSFGPEKMYGVTHLENGPSVSVDYNTQDPPIRWDSYENFNENNQDAAEDVVHTQGPLDGSLYAKVRKKESVDGTVALNGLPPPPGAPPAALEHALPAVDHALSVSSDSGNSTASIKTDEAAAAAAAAAIHPAVNLPSAPAVARCDEQRPISPQEKQELEQLLGGLEGPTMRGQGERASPGVGALLQRVPAQVHVNGHRNMDRETDILDDELPSAHKANSVDSLGTLSSSADGRATPADLYDRSESALDGQERVPYLERGVAKSPAPSQTGSADKLETCDHSASRILYRSQSLGSDTRAMPPAPARTTSSRDAVQRGLNIWQRFGVPEEPVTEGLTFGTPPAHRSLPQFHSASQEEIEKSIETLNLLMLDLEPSRCFVPKSQSAPLRPSRVVTVQPSFSQSQSGAIYEVETPPASGRQSPVKSGSPLGWETGGAAPSGSGPLQLKAAAAADDTFAASPLSGPGAVPARRDREPDRHVLSVEGLVAQRVAEYSARAQRLTSRISSSHSLWGVRSHGTSADEPALSPRRRITSDGSEDATSPDVPLRSPVRCVSPEFANAIAMNPGGRPKERHMHSYREAFEETEGGPTSLTPTVGGEVLPQTPVSPHTPYFNLCRSPPGLAKTPLSALGLKPHNPAHLLLNQTGAAPRSYVESVARSAVTGGEQAPRSPQGDAPEQAASPSPACPTLHRPLSSSSGPEHGSQGNAASAEINSGSPPRAATDWSLLMQAAASAASTPASSASPNSSHLDSISATASYLGPDVQTESRAASDSSRGPWTEAFHTGSPHLGLRACVPTSSDHRPSAYQEAYTNVPAVNGGADFRSSPVLERHQPSQGSQALTPQASTGQRSRPSPTLGRRASSGQAAASALGGHPSLSQLQGSPGLERRPVRSGYATPDERHANLSRQSSSSGYQGPPTPSFPVDAGETAAAGGGFRQASATPAFQPQLPEKRRMSSGDRANGAPAYGSLSEKSNPGYFHTLSDFSRFNMPDGGPESRLNVKFVQDTSKFWYKPDISREQAISVLRERQPGAFVIRDSHSFKGAYGLAMKVASPPPSLHPNKKGDITNELVRHFLIESSPKGVRLKGCPNEPYFGCLSALVYQHAITPLALPCKLLIPTADLVEEEPQVVKSNPLSERLKEGAACNVLYINSVDMESLTGPQAIAKAISETLAAPACQSAVVHFKVSSQGITLTDNQRKLFFRRHYPCNTVTFCDIDPQDRKWKKPEGGTAKLFGFVARKQGSTTDNVSHLFAEMDPEQPAGAIVNFVTRMVTLQKR, from the exons GTGTCTTCATCTTGTGTTCCGGCGACCAACTATGAGCTG GCGCCCGCCACCGAGCTGCCTCTCCGACATGCCGATACCTCG GTTTCAATCAAATCGTCCAAAAGCATGGAGTCACGCCGAAGAGCGTCCAG cAGGAGCGCCAGTCTGCTGCAGGAGAGCTACGAGTTGGACCTGCTCTACATCACAGAGAGGATCATCTCCGTCTCCTTCGCTAGCGGCGCCGAGGAGCCCGCCTACGCCGCCAACCTGCGCGAGGTGGCCTCCATGCTGCGCTCCAAGCACGGCCACAACTACCTG CTCTTCAACCTCAGCGAGAAGCGTTATGACATCGGCGAGCTTCATTCCAAG GTGTTGGACTTTGGCTGGCCCGACCATCACGCGCCGGCTCTGGAGAAGATCTGCAGCATCTGCAAGGCCATGGACACGTGGCTAAGCGCCGATTGCCACAACGTGGTGGTCATCCACAATAAG GGCAACAGAGGCCGAACCGGAGTGGTGGTGGCTGCCTATATGCATTACAGCAATATATCTGGCAG CGCCGAGCAGGCTCTGGACAGGTTCGCCATGAAGCGTTTCTATGAAGACAAAGTGCTTCCTGTGGGGCAACCTTCTCAGAGAAG GTACGTGGAGTACTTCAGCGGTTTGCTGAGCGGACACATCAAGATCAACAACAAACCGCTGTTTCTTCACCACGTCATCATGCACGGCATTCCCAATTTTGAGTCCAAAGGAG GGTGCCGTCCTTTCCTGAAAATCTACCAGGCCATGCAGCCCGTCTACACATCTGGCATCTA TAACGTTCAAGGGGACAGTCAGACGAGCATCTGCATCACCATTGAGCCCGGCCTCCTTCTCAAAGGAGACATTCTG CTCAAGTGCTACCACAAGCGTCATCGCGGCCCGTGCCGGGACGTGATTTTCCGGGTGCAGTTCCACACGTGCGCCGTTCACGACCTGGCAATCGTCTTTGGCAAAGACCAGCTCGACGAGACCTTCAAAG ACGAGCGGTTCCCAGAATATGGCAAAGTGGagttccttttttctttcggcCCAGAAAAAATGTATG GTGTGACTCACCTGGAGAACGGGCCCAGCGTCTCGGTGGACTACAACACGCAAGATCCGCCCATTCGCTGGGACTCTTATGAGAACTTCAACGAGAATAACCAGGACGCTGCGGAAG ACGTCGTCCACACCCAAGGTCCGTTGGACGGGAGTCTCTATGCCAAAGTGCGCAAAAAAGAGTCTGTTGACGGGACGGTCGCGCTCAACGgactgccgccgccgccagggGCGCCGCCGGCTGCTCTCGAACACGCGTTGCCCGCCGTCGATCACGCCTTGTCTGTGAGCAGCGACTCGGGAAACTCCACAGCCTCCATTAAAACGGacgaagcggcggcggcggcggcggcggcagcgatCCACCCCGCCGTGAACCTGCCAAGCGCTCCCGCCGTAGCCCGCTGTGACGAGCAGCGACCCATCAGTCCGCAGGAGAAACAGGAGCTGGAACAGCTCCTGGGTGGCCTGGAGGGACCTACCATGCGCGGACAGGGCGAGCGCGCCTCGCCCGGCGTCGGCGCCTTACTCCAGCGGGTGCCCGCCCAGGTCCACGTCAACGGTCACCGCAACATGGACCGGGAAACGGACATTTTAGACGACGAGCTACCCAGCGCTCACAAGGCAAACAGCGTGGACAGTCTGGGGACGTTGTCCTCCTCCGCCGACGGCCGAGCCACCCCGGCCGATCTCTACGACCGCTCGGAATCGGCCCTCGACGGCCAGGAGCGCGTGCCGTACCTGGAGCGCGGCGTGGCCAAAAGCCCGGCGCCGTCGCAAACGGGCTCCGCCGACAAACTGGAGACGTGTGACCATTCTGCCTCTCGGATTCTCTACCGTTCCCAGTCGCTGGGTTCGGATACGCGGGCCATGCCCCCGGCTCCCGCCCGGACCACCAGCAGCAGGGACGCCGTCCAACGCGGCCTCAACATCTGGCAACGCTTCGGGGTACCCGAGGAGCCTGTCACCGAAGGACTCACTTTCGGGACGCCGCCCGCTCACCGGAGCCTTCCGCAGTTCCACAGCGCGTCGCAGGAGGAGATTGAGAAATCCATCGAGACGCTCAACCTCCTCATGTTGGACTTGGAGCCGAGCCGTTGTTTCGTGCCAAAGTCGCAAAGCGCTCCTCTGAGGCCGAGCCGCGTGGTCACCGTGCAGCCGTCCTTCTCCCAGAGCCAAAGCGGAGCCATCTATGAGGTGGAGACGCCTCCCGCGTCCGGCCGACAGTCGCCCGTCAAATCCGGCTCGCCCCTCGGATGGGAAACCGGCGGAGCCGCTCCATCTGGATCCGGTCCTCTTCAGCTcaaagccgccgccgccgccgatgaCACCTTTGCAGCGAGCCCTTTGTCCGGCCCCGGCGCGGTGCCCGCTCGGAGGGACCGTGAACCCGACCGGCACGTCTTGAGCGTGGAAGGACTGGTGGCGCAAAGAGTTGCAG AATACTCAGCACGAGCTCAAAGGCTCACCTCCAGAATTTCCTCCTCTCACTCACTTTGGG GTGTCCGCTCCCACGGGACGTCTGCGGACGAGCCGGCGCTTTCCCCCCGCCGTAGGATCACGAGCGACGGCTCCGAAGACGCCACGTCCCCCGACGTCCCGCTTCGTTCCCCTGTCCGTTGCGTTTCTCCGGAGTTCGCCAACGCCATCGCCATGAACCCCGGCGGACGGCCCAAGGAG AGACACATGCACAGCTACCGGGAAGCCTTTGAGGAGACGGAGGGCGGGCCCACCAGCCTGACCCCCACAGTCGGTGGTGAGGTGCTTCCCCAAACTCCCGTCTCGCCACACACCCCTTACttcaacctgt GTCGCTCACCTCCGGGTCTGGCCAAGACACCGCTGTCGGCGTTGGGCTTGAAGCCCCACAACCCGGCCCATCTCCTGCTCAACCAAACCGGCGCAG CGCCCCGAAGTTACGTGGAGTCGGTGGCGAGGTCGGCCGTGACGGGCGGAGAGCAAGCACCCCGAAGCCCTCAAGGCGACGCTCCGGAGCAGGCCGCAAGTCCGAGTCCCGCATGCCCCACCCTCCACCGGCCGCTGTCCAGTAGCAGCGGTCCCGAGCACGGCTCGCAGGG CAACGCCGCCTCGGCAGAAATCAACTCCGGCAGTCCGCCTCGAGCCGCTACCGATTGGAGTTTGCTCATGCAGGCGGCAGCGAGCGCAGCCTCCACTCCCGCGTCGTCCGCTTCCCCCAACTCCTCTCATCTGGATTCCATTTCCGCAACAGCCTCCTACCTCGGCCCCGACGTCCAGACCGAGAGCCGCGCGGCCTCCGATTCTAGCCGAGGCCCCTGGACGGAGGCCTTCCATACCGGAAGTCCCCACTTGGGGCTGCGGGCTTGTGTCCCGACCTCTTCGGACCACCGGCCAAGCGCCTATCAGGAAGCCTACACCAATGTCCCCGCGGTGAACGGGGGAGCGGACTTCCGGAGCAGCCCCGTCCTCGAGCGCCATCAGCCGTCTCAGGGAAGTCAAGCGCTCACGCCGCAGGCCTCGACGGGACAGCGCTCGCGACCGAGCCCGACCCTCGGCAGACGAGCGTCCTCGGGACAAGCTGCGGCGAGCGCGCTCGGCGGACACCCGTCCCTCTCCCAGTTGCAAGGGAGCCCCGGTTTGGAGCGACGCCCCGTGCGCAGCGGCTACGCCACGCCGGACGAGCGGCACGCCAACCTCTCCCGACAGAGCAGTTCCTCGGGTTACCAGGGACCGCCGACCCCCTCCTTCCCCGTTGACGCCGGCGAAACGGCGGCTGCGGGCGGAGGCTTCCGACAGGCGAGCGCCACGCCCGCTTTTCAACCTCAGCTACCGGAAAAGAGGCGCATGTCGAGCGGCGACAGAGCCAACGGAGCGCCGGCGTACGGCTCCCTGAGCGAAAAGAGCAATCCCGGCTACTTCCACACCCTCTCGGACTTCTCGCGCTTCAACATGCCCG ACGGAGGTCCCGAGAGCAGGCTGAACGTCAAGTTTGTCCAAGACACGTCCAAGTTCTGGTACAAGCCCGACATATCCCGAGAGCAAG CCATCAGCGTGCTGAGAGAACGCCAACCCGGGGCCTTTGTGATCCGCGACAGCCACTCCTTCAAGGGGGCCTACGGCTTGGCCATGAAGGTGgcctcgccccctccctcgctgcatccaaacaaaaaag GTGACATCACCAACGAGCTGGTGCGCCACTTCCTGATTGAGAGCAGCCCCAAAGGAGTCCGACTCAAGGGTTGTCCCAACGAGCCGTACTTTG gcTGTCTGTCGGCGTTGGTCTACCAACACGCCATCACGCCGCTGGCCCTGCCCTGCAAGCTGCTCATTCCTACCGCAG ATCTTGTCGAGGAAGAGCCGCAAGTGGTGAAAAGCAATCCGCTGTCTGAGCGACTGAAGGAAGGAGCGG CGTGCAACGTGCTCTACATCAACTCGGTGGACATGGAGTCGCTGACGGGCCCCCAGGCCATTGCCAAGGCCATTTCGGAGACTCTGGCCGCCCCCGCCTGTCAGTCGGCCGTCGTGCACTTCAAGGTGTCCTCGCAAGGCATCACGCTGACCGACAACCAGAGGAA GCTTTTCTTCCGCCGCCACTACCCCTGTAACACCGTCACCTTCTGTGACATCGACCCTCAGGACAGAAA GTGGAAGAAGCCCGAGGGCGGCACGGCCAA GTTGTTTGGCTTCGTGGCGCGAAAGCAGGGAAGCACGACGGACAACGTGAGCCACCTCTTTGCCGAGATGGACCCCGAGCAGCCCGCCGGCGCCATCGTCAACTTTGTCACCCGGATGGTTACGTTGCAAAAGCGATGA
- the tns1b gene encoding tensin-1 isoform X8, with the protein MGCTVSFMCCEEEEDFLPMPGELHDDDEDKTKKKRKDGSLLGPEELEAVHSHTFRQKTFKKPKTCGVCKHIIVHDGLICRVCRTPCHKQCEAKVSSSCVPATNYELAPATELPLRHADTSVSIKSSKSMESRRRASRSASLLQESYELDLLYITERIISVSFASGAEEPAYAANLREVASMLRSKHGHNYLLFNLSEKRYDIGELHSKVLDFGWPDHHAPALEKICSICKAMDTWLSADCHNVVVIHNKGNRGRTGVVVAAYMHYSNISGSAEQALDRFAMKRFYEDKVLPVGQPSQRRYVEYFSGLLSGHIKINNKPLFLHHVIMHGIPNFESKGGCRPFLKIYQAMQPVYTSGIYNVQGDSQTSICITIEPGLLLKGDILLKCYHKRHRGPCRDVIFRVQFHTCAVHDLAIVFGKDQLDETFKDERFPEYGKVEFLFSFGPEKMYGVTHLENGPSVSVDYNTQDPPIRWDSYENFNENNQDAAEDVVHTQGPLDGSLYAKVRKKESVDGTVALNGLPPPPGAPPAALEHALPAVDHALSVSSDSGNSTASIKTDEAAAAAAAAAIHPAVNLPSAPAVARCDEQRPISPQEKQELEQLLGGLEGPTMRGQGERASPGVGALLQRVPAQVHVNGHRNMDRETDILDDELPSAHKANSVDSLGTLSSSADGRATPADLYDRSESALDGQERVPYLERGVAKSPAPSQTGSADKLETCDHSASRILYRSQSLGSDTRAMPPAPARTTSSRDAVQRGLNIWQRFGVPEEPVTEGLTFGTPPAHRSLPQFHSASQEEIEKSIETLNLLMLDLEPSRCFVPKSQSAPLRPSRVVTVQPSFSQSQSGAIYEVETPPASGRQSPVKSGSPLGWETGGAAPSGSGPLQLKAAAAADDTFAASPLSGPGAVPARRDREPDRHVLSVEGLVAQRVAEYSARAQRLTSRISSSHSLWGVRSHGTSADEPALSPRRRITSDGSEDATSPDVPLRSPVRCVSPEFANAIAMNPGGRPKERHMHSYREAFEETEGGPTSLTPTVGGEVLPQTPVSPHTPYFNLCRSPPGLAKTPLSALGLKPHNPAHLLLNQTGADDEHVQDEEAPRSYVESVARSAVTGGEQAPRSPQGDAPEQAASPSPACPTLHRPLSSSSGPEHGSQGNAASAEINSGSPPRAATDWSLLMQAAASAASTPASSASPNSSHLDSISATASYLGPDVQTESRAASDSSRGPWTEAFHTGSPHLGLRACVPTSSDHRPSAYQEAYTNVPAVNGGADFRSSPVLERHQPSQGSQALTPQASTGQRSRPSPTLGRRASSGQAAASALGGHPSLSQLQGSPGLERRPVRSGYATPDERHANLSRQSSSSGYQGPPTPSFPVDAGETAAAGGGFRQASATPAFQPQLPEKRRMSSGDRANGAPAYGSLSEKSNPGYFHTLSDFSRFNMPDGGPESRLNVKFVQDTSKFWYKPDISREQAISVLRERQPGAFVIRDSHSFKGAYGLAMKVASPPPSLHPNKKGDITNELVRHFLIESSPKGVRLKGCPNEPYFGCLSALVYQHAITPLALPCKLLIPTADLVEEEPQVVKSNPLSERLKEGAACNVLYINSVDMESLTGPQAIAKAISETLAAPACQSAVVHFKVSSQGITLTDNQRKLFFRRHYPCNTVTFCDIDPQDRKWKKPEGGTAKLFGFVARKQGSTTDNVSHLFAEMDPEQPAGAIVNFVTRMVTLQKR; encoded by the exons GTGTCTTCATCTTGTGTTCCGGCGACCAACTATGAGCTG GCGCCCGCCACCGAGCTGCCTCTCCGACATGCCGATACCTCG GTTTCAATCAAATCGTCCAAAAGCATGGAGTCACGCCGAAGAGCGTCCAG GAGCGCCAGTCTGCTGCAGGAGAGCTACGAGTTGGACCTGCTCTACATCACAGAGAGGATCATCTCCGTCTCCTTCGCTAGCGGCGCCGAGGAGCCCGCCTACGCCGCCAACCTGCGCGAGGTGGCCTCCATGCTGCGCTCCAAGCACGGCCACAACTACCTG CTCTTCAACCTCAGCGAGAAGCGTTATGACATCGGCGAGCTTCATTCCAAG GTGTTGGACTTTGGCTGGCCCGACCATCACGCGCCGGCTCTGGAGAAGATCTGCAGCATCTGCAAGGCCATGGACACGTGGCTAAGCGCCGATTGCCACAACGTGGTGGTCATCCACAATAAG GGCAACAGAGGCCGAACCGGAGTGGTGGTGGCTGCCTATATGCATTACAGCAATATATCTGGCAG CGCCGAGCAGGCTCTGGACAGGTTCGCCATGAAGCGTTTCTATGAAGACAAAGTGCTTCCTGTGGGGCAACCTTCTCAGAGAAG GTACGTGGAGTACTTCAGCGGTTTGCTGAGCGGACACATCAAGATCAACAACAAACCGCTGTTTCTTCACCACGTCATCATGCACGGCATTCCCAATTTTGAGTCCAAAGGAG GGTGCCGTCCTTTCCTGAAAATCTACCAGGCCATGCAGCCCGTCTACACATCTGGCATCTA TAACGTTCAAGGGGACAGTCAGACGAGCATCTGCATCACCATTGAGCCCGGCCTCCTTCTCAAAGGAGACATTCTG CTCAAGTGCTACCACAAGCGTCATCGCGGCCCGTGCCGGGACGTGATTTTCCGGGTGCAGTTCCACACGTGCGCCGTTCACGACCTGGCAATCGTCTTTGGCAAAGACCAGCTCGACGAGACCTTCAAAG ACGAGCGGTTCCCAGAATATGGCAAAGTGGagttccttttttctttcggcCCAGAAAAAATGTATG GTGTGACTCACCTGGAGAACGGGCCCAGCGTCTCGGTGGACTACAACACGCAAGATCCGCCCATTCGCTGGGACTCTTATGAGAACTTCAACGAGAATAACCAGGACGCTGCGGAAG ACGTCGTCCACACCCAAGGTCCGTTGGACGGGAGTCTCTATGCCAAAGTGCGCAAAAAAGAGTCTGTTGACGGGACGGTCGCGCTCAACGgactgccgccgccgccagggGCGCCGCCGGCTGCTCTCGAACACGCGTTGCCCGCCGTCGATCACGCCTTGTCTGTGAGCAGCGACTCGGGAAACTCCACAGCCTCCATTAAAACGGacgaagcggcggcggcggcggcggcggcagcgatCCACCCCGCCGTGAACCTGCCAAGCGCTCCCGCCGTAGCCCGCTGTGACGAGCAGCGACCCATCAGTCCGCAGGAGAAACAGGAGCTGGAACAGCTCCTGGGTGGCCTGGAGGGACCTACCATGCGCGGACAGGGCGAGCGCGCCTCGCCCGGCGTCGGCGCCTTACTCCAGCGGGTGCCCGCCCAGGTCCACGTCAACGGTCACCGCAACATGGACCGGGAAACGGACATTTTAGACGACGAGCTACCCAGCGCTCACAAGGCAAACAGCGTGGACAGTCTGGGGACGTTGTCCTCCTCCGCCGACGGCCGAGCCACCCCGGCCGATCTCTACGACCGCTCGGAATCGGCCCTCGACGGCCAGGAGCGCGTGCCGTACCTGGAGCGCGGCGTGGCCAAAAGCCCGGCGCCGTCGCAAACGGGCTCCGCCGACAAACTGGAGACGTGTGACCATTCTGCCTCTCGGATTCTCTACCGTTCCCAGTCGCTGGGTTCGGATACGCGGGCCATGCCCCCGGCTCCCGCCCGGACCACCAGCAGCAGGGACGCCGTCCAACGCGGCCTCAACATCTGGCAACGCTTCGGGGTACCCGAGGAGCCTGTCACCGAAGGACTCACTTTCGGGACGCCGCCCGCTCACCGGAGCCTTCCGCAGTTCCACAGCGCGTCGCAGGAGGAGATTGAGAAATCCATCGAGACGCTCAACCTCCTCATGTTGGACTTGGAGCCGAGCCGTTGTTTCGTGCCAAAGTCGCAAAGCGCTCCTCTGAGGCCGAGCCGCGTGGTCACCGTGCAGCCGTCCTTCTCCCAGAGCCAAAGCGGAGCCATCTATGAGGTGGAGACGCCTCCCGCGTCCGGCCGACAGTCGCCCGTCAAATCCGGCTCGCCCCTCGGATGGGAAACCGGCGGAGCCGCTCCATCTGGATCCGGTCCTCTTCAGCTcaaagccgccgccgccgccgatgaCACCTTTGCAGCGAGCCCTTTGTCCGGCCCCGGCGCGGTGCCCGCTCGGAGGGACCGTGAACCCGACCGGCACGTCTTGAGCGTGGAAGGACTGGTGGCGCAAAGAGTTGCAG AATACTCAGCACGAGCTCAAAGGCTCACCTCCAGAATTTCCTCCTCTCACTCACTTTGGG GTGTCCGCTCCCACGGGACGTCTGCGGACGAGCCGGCGCTTTCCCCCCGCCGTAGGATCACGAGCGACGGCTCCGAAGACGCCACGTCCCCCGACGTCCCGCTTCGTTCCCCTGTCCGTTGCGTTTCTCCGGAGTTCGCCAACGCCATCGCCATGAACCCCGGCGGACGGCCCAAGGAG AGACACATGCACAGCTACCGGGAAGCCTTTGAGGAGACGGAGGGCGGGCCCACCAGCCTGACCCCCACAGTCGGTGGTGAGGTGCTTCCCCAAACTCCCGTCTCGCCACACACCCCTTACttcaacctgt GTCGCTCACCTCCGGGTCTGGCCAAGACACCGCTGTCGGCGTTGGGCTTGAAGCCCCACAACCCGGCCCATCTCCTGCTCAACCAAACCGGCGCAG ATGATGAGCACGTTCAGGACGAAGAAG CGCCCCGAAGTTACGTGGAGTCGGTGGCGAGGTCGGCCGTGACGGGCGGAGAGCAAGCACCCCGAAGCCCTCAAGGCGACGCTCCGGAGCAGGCCGCAAGTCCGAGTCCCGCATGCCCCACCCTCCACCGGCCGCTGTCCAGTAGCAGCGGTCCCGAGCACGGCTCGCAGGG CAACGCCGCCTCGGCAGAAATCAACTCCGGCAGTCCGCCTCGAGCCGCTACCGATTGGAGTTTGCTCATGCAGGCGGCAGCGAGCGCAGCCTCCACTCCCGCGTCGTCCGCTTCCCCCAACTCCTCTCATCTGGATTCCATTTCCGCAACAGCCTCCTACCTCGGCCCCGACGTCCAGACCGAGAGCCGCGCGGCCTCCGATTCTAGCCGAGGCCCCTGGACGGAGGCCTTCCATACCGGAAGTCCCCACTTGGGGCTGCGGGCTTGTGTCCCGACCTCTTCGGACCACCGGCCAAGCGCCTATCAGGAAGCCTACACCAATGTCCCCGCGGTGAACGGGGGAGCGGACTTCCGGAGCAGCCCCGTCCTCGAGCGCCATCAGCCGTCTCAGGGAAGTCAAGCGCTCACGCCGCAGGCCTCGACGGGACAGCGCTCGCGACCGAGCCCGACCCTCGGCAGACGAGCGTCCTCGGGACAAGCTGCGGCGAGCGCGCTCGGCGGACACCCGTCCCTCTCCCAGTTGCAAGGGAGCCCCGGTTTGGAGCGACGCCCCGTGCGCAGCGGCTACGCCACGCCGGACGAGCGGCACGCCAACCTCTCCCGACAGAGCAGTTCCTCGGGTTACCAGGGACCGCCGACCCCCTCCTTCCCCGTTGACGCCGGCGAAACGGCGGCTGCGGGCGGAGGCTTCCGACAGGCGAGCGCCACGCCCGCTTTTCAACCTCAGCTACCGGAAAAGAGGCGCATGTCGAGCGGCGACAGAGCCAACGGAGCGCCGGCGTACGGCTCCCTGAGCGAAAAGAGCAATCCCGGCTACTTCCACACCCTCTCGGACTTCTCGCGCTTCAACATGCCCG ACGGAGGTCCCGAGAGCAGGCTGAACGTCAAGTTTGTCCAAGACACGTCCAAGTTCTGGTACAAGCCCGACATATCCCGAGAGCAAG CCATCAGCGTGCTGAGAGAACGCCAACCCGGGGCCTTTGTGATCCGCGACAGCCACTCCTTCAAGGGGGCCTACGGCTTGGCCATGAAGGTGgcctcgccccctccctcgctgcatccaaacaaaaaag GTGACATCACCAACGAGCTGGTGCGCCACTTCCTGATTGAGAGCAGCCCCAAAGGAGTCCGACTCAAGGGTTGTCCCAACGAGCCGTACTTTG gcTGTCTGTCGGCGTTGGTCTACCAACACGCCATCACGCCGCTGGCCCTGCCCTGCAAGCTGCTCATTCCTACCGCAG ATCTTGTCGAGGAAGAGCCGCAAGTGGTGAAAAGCAATCCGCTGTCTGAGCGACTGAAGGAAGGAGCGG CGTGCAACGTGCTCTACATCAACTCGGTGGACATGGAGTCGCTGACGGGCCCCCAGGCCATTGCCAAGGCCATTTCGGAGACTCTGGCCGCCCCCGCCTGTCAGTCGGCCGTCGTGCACTTCAAGGTGTCCTCGCAAGGCATCACGCTGACCGACAACCAGAGGAA GCTTTTCTTCCGCCGCCACTACCCCTGTAACACCGTCACCTTCTGTGACATCGACCCTCAGGACAGAAA GTGGAAGAAGCCCGAGGGCGGCACGGCCAA GTTGTTTGGCTTCGTGGCGCGAAAGCAGGGAAGCACGACGGACAACGTGAGCCACCTCTTTGCCGAGATGGACCCCGAGCAGCCCGCCGGCGCCATCGTCAACTTTGTCACCCGGATGGTTACGTTGCAAAAGCGATGA